One window of Desulfarculus baarsii DSM 2075 genomic DNA carries:
- a CDS encoding cryptochrome/DNA photolyase family protein, with the protein MQPVPTIRIRPLNQRPLDPAGDYVLYWMCAQRRTGWNFGLQRAAWLAGELKRPLVILEALRLDYPHASERLHCFILQGMAANAAALAGRGALYYPYVEPARGAGKGLLAALAQRACAVVADDYPTFFIPAMLAAAAAQCAARLEAVDSCGLLPLAASDHAFPTAHAFRRFLQKNLPEHLAQPPVADPLAGLPAPPPILPRWIIERWPPAWSADLARPQALIAGLAIDHAVGPVVGRVGGAAAAGATLARFLGRGLALYDQLRNQPAEDVGSGLSPYLHFGHIAAHQVFAALADVEGWSPQRVGGPAKGARQGWWGLSPTAEAFADQFITWRELGYNFCHHRPGQEGKLESLPDWAGQTLAAHAADPRPYVYDLERLETARTHGAIWNAAQNQLRQEGRIHNYLRMLWGKKILHWTETPAQALAIMVHLNDRWALDGRDPNSHSGIMWCLGRYDRPWGPERPVFGKVRYMSMANTARKLRLGPYLARWSPATP; encoded by the coding sequence GTGCAGCCCGTCCCGACGATCAGAATCCGGCCGCTCAACCAACGGCCGCTCGACCCGGCCGGCGATTACGTGCTCTATTGGATGTGCGCCCAGCGCCGGACGGGCTGGAACTTCGGCCTGCAACGGGCGGCCTGGCTGGCCGGCGAGTTGAAGCGGCCGCTGGTGATTCTGGAGGCCCTGCGCCTGGATTATCCCCACGCCTCGGAGCGGCTGCATTGCTTTATCCTGCAAGGCATGGCCGCCAACGCCGCCGCCCTGGCCGGCCGTGGGGCGCTTTATTACCCCTACGTGGAGCCGGCGCGCGGGGCGGGCAAGGGTCTTTTGGCCGCCCTGGCCCAGCGGGCCTGCGCGGTGGTGGCCGACGACTACCCGACGTTTTTCATCCCGGCCATGTTGGCCGCCGCCGCCGCCCAATGCGCCGCGCGCCTGGAGGCGGTGGATTCCTGCGGCCTGCTGCCCCTGGCCGCCAGCGATCACGCATTTCCCACGGCCCACGCCTTCAGGCGTTTTTTGCAAAAAAACCTGCCCGAACACCTGGCCCAGCCGCCCGTGGCCGATCCGCTGGCTGGTCTCCCCGCGCCGCCGCCGATCCTGCCCCGCTGGATCATCGAGCGCTGGCCGCCGGCCTGGTCGGCGGATTTGGCCCGACCCCAGGCCTTGATCGCCGGCCTGGCCATCGATCACGCCGTGGGGCCGGTTGTCGGCCGCGTCGGCGGGGCGGCGGCGGCTGGCGCGACGTTGGCGCGCTTTTTGGGCCGGGGCCTGGCGCTCTACGACCAACTGCGCAATCAGCCGGCCGAGGACGTCGGCAGCGGGCTTTCACCGTATCTGCACTTTGGCCACATCGCCGCGCACCAGGTTTTCGCGGCCCTGGCGGATGTCGAGGGTTGGTCGCCTCAACGCGTGGGCGGGCCGGCCAAGGGCGCGCGCCAGGGCTGGTGGGGCCTGAGCCCGACGGCCGAGGCCTTTGCCGACCAGTTCATCACCTGGCGCGAGCTGGGCTATAACTTCTGCCATCACCGGCCGGGCCAGGAAGGCAAGCTGGAGTCCCTGCCCGATTGGGCCGGCCAGACCCTGGCCGCCCACGCCGCCGACCCCCGGCCATACGTCTACGACCTGGAGCGCCTGGAAACGGCCCGGACCCATGGCGCGATCTGGAACGCGGCGCAGAACCAGCTACGCCAGGAAGGGCGCATCCATAATTATCTGCGCATGCTCTGGGGCAAAAAGATCCTGCATTGGACCGAGACGCCGGCCCAGGCCCTGGCGATCATGGTTCATCTCAACGACCGCTGGGCCCTGGACGGCCGCGACCCAAACTCCCACAGCGGCATAATGTGGTGTCTGGGCCGCTACGACCGCCCCTGGGGGCCGGAGCGGCCGGTCTTTGGCAAGGTGCGCTACATGAGCATGGCCAACACCGCCCGCAAGCTGCGTCTGGGGCCCTATCTGGCCCGCTGGTCGCCCGCCACGCCTTGA
- a CDS encoding YbgA family protein: protein MRQFARPKVALSQCLGSTACRWNGAAIDDPFVRRLAAHVDFLPVCPEMAIGLGAPRAPLRVVDDGSGPRLLQPATGLDHTRAMVEFCQNHLAGLTAVDGFLLKDRSPSCGPHGVRIYAGPQKGASSRQGGDFFGLMAQQTHPRAAIETEGRLRNFTLREHFLTKLFTLAAFGQVAASERLSALVEFQAANKLLLMAYNQQAMRALGRVVAAGRDADWPTLTAQYANVLQQALARQASRANHQNALQHAMGWFKKDLTGPEKAHFLDLLAKYRAGKAPLAVLQALVAGWAIRHQNSYLAGQSYLRPYPEDLLDLGDSGKGRDF, encoded by the coding sequence ATGCGACAATTCGCCCGGCCCAAAGTGGCGCTCAGCCAATGCCTGGGAAGCACGGCCTGTCGGTGGAACGGCGCGGCCATCGACGACCCCTTCGTGCGGCGGCTGGCCGCTCACGTGGATTTTCTGCCGGTCTGCCCGGAGATGGCCATCGGCCTGGGCGCGCCGCGAGCGCCGCTGCGCGTGGTCGACGACGGCTCGGGCCCGCGACTGTTGCAGCCGGCCACGGGGTTGGATCACACCCGGGCCATGGTCGAGTTTTGCCAAAATCATCTGGCCGGGCTGACGGCGGTGGACGGCTTTTTGTTAAAAGACCGCTCGCCCTCGTGCGGGCCCCACGGCGTGCGCATCTACGCCGGGCCGCAAAAAGGCGCGTCATCGCGCCAGGGCGGCGATTTTTTCGGCCTGATGGCCCAGCAAACCCACCCCCGCGCCGCCATCGAGACCGAAGGCCGCCTGCGCAACTTCACCCTGCGCGAACATTTTCTGACCAAGTTGTTCACCCTGGCCGCCTTTGGCCAAGTGGCCGCCTCGGAGCGTTTGTCGGCCCTGGTCGAGTTTCAGGCCGCCAACAAGCTGCTGCTGATGGCCTACAACCAACAGGCCATGCGCGCCCTGGGCCGCGTGGTCGCCGCCGGCCGCGACGCCGACTGGCCGACGCTCACCGCGCAATACGCCAACGTCTTGCAACAGGCCCTGGCTCGCCAAGCCAGCCGGGCCAATCACCAAAACGCCCTGCAACACGCCATGGGCTGGTTCAAAAAAGACCTCACCGGCCCGGAAAAGGCCCATTTCCTTGATTTGCTGGCCAAATACCGCGCCGGCAAAGCGCCCCTGGCCGTCTTGCAGGCCCTGGTGGCCGGCTGGGCCATCCGCCACCAAAACAGCTATCTGGCGGGTCAGAGCTATCTGCGGCCTTATCCGGAAGATTTGCTGGACTTGGGCGATTCGGGCAAGGGCCGAGACTTTTAA
- the ftsY gene encoding signal recognition particle-docking protein FtsY, with product MAAEAAVDEAAPPAAVSDAPATSVSDPAPEARKKGLLARLAERLGKTREKISGSIDKIAIGRKIDDEVLDELEEVLVTADLGVKTTAELIGGLRGKVRRKELADAEALKGALRAGIEEIFGRTAAPPAMTAKPHVIMVVGVNGVGKTTTIGKLASHLSAQGKKVMLGAADTFRAAAAEQLEIWAQRVGCPIVRQKEGADPSAVAYDTVEAAVGRGVDVAIIDTAGRLHTKVNLMDELRKIHRVIGKKMDGAPHEVILVLDATTGQNALNQAKMFNEAVQLTGLILTKLDGTAKGGVAVAIAGELKLPICYVGVGEHLDDLRPFDAREFAEAIFG from the coding sequence GTGGCAGCCGAGGCCGCCGTTGACGAGGCCGCGCCGCCGGCGGCCGTGAGCGATGCGCCGGCCACGTCGGTAAGCGACCCCGCGCCGGAGGCCAGAAAAAAGGGCCTGCTGGCCCGCCTGGCCGAGCGTCTGGGCAAAACCCGCGAAAAAATCAGCGGCTCCATCGACAAAATCGCCATCGGCCGCAAGATCGACGACGAGGTGCTCGACGAGTTGGAAGAGGTTCTGGTCACCGCCGATCTGGGGGTGAAAACCACCGCCGAGCTGATCGGCGGCCTGCGCGGCAAGGTGCGGCGCAAGGAGCTGGCCGACGCCGAGGCGCTGAAAGGGGCCCTGCGCGCGGGCATCGAGGAGATCTTCGGGCGGACGGCCGCCCCGCCGGCCATGACCGCCAAGCCCCACGTGATCATGGTGGTGGGCGTCAACGGCGTGGGCAAGACCACCACCATCGGCAAACTGGCCAGCCACCTGAGCGCCCAGGGCAAAAAAGTGATGCTCGGCGCGGCCGACACCTTTCGCGCGGCGGCGGCCGAGCAACTGGAGATCTGGGCCCAGCGGGTGGGCTGCCCCATCGTGCGCCAGAAAGAAGGGGCCGACCCCTCGGCGGTGGCCTACGACACGGTGGAGGCGGCCGTCGGCCGGGGCGTGGACGTGGCCATCATCGACACCGCCGGCCGGCTGCACACCAAGGTCAACCTGATGGACGAGTTGCGCAAGATCCACCGCGTCATCGGCAAAAAAATGGACGGCGCGCCCCACGAGGTGATCCTCGTCCTCGACGCCACCACCGGCCAAAACGCCCTGAATCAGGCTAAAATGTTCAACGAAGCCGTGCAGTTGACCGGTCTGATCCTGACCAAGCTCGACGGCACGGCCAAGGGCGGCGTGGCCGTGGCCATCGCCGGCGAGTTGAAGCTGCCCATCTGCTACGTGGGCGTGGGCGAGCATTTGGACGATCTGCGGCCCTTTGACGCCCGCGAGTTCGCCGAGGCCATTTTCGGCTGA
- the glyS gene encoding glycine--tRNA ligase subunit beta, producing MAELLFEIGCEEMPARFVAPGIEQMAALGAEMLVREGLCASPDAAQVKAFGAPRRLALWARNLAAIQPDRQEQVLGPPKANAYDQNGEPTKAALGFAKSQGVELTSLTFIDTDKGPRLGYVKTIAGRPAMAVLPELLVKLVESLHFAKSMRWGSEKFRFARPIHWFVALFDGQVVPLEITGVKSGDQTRGHRFMAPQAIQVRGGEDYLTKLRQAHVLVDRPERIEATRQQVAQAAAQAGGRLLADEALLLENADLVEQPTACWGSFDKQFLEVPREVVITAMREHQRYHSLEDDQGRLLPAFIAVNNTTPRDLAVVANGHQRVLRARLADARFFLDEDRKRPLADYLGDLQNVTYHAKLGSSFDKVQRVIDLAVWLAQRLAPELVEPTRRAAQLAKCDLVTGMVGEFPSLQGVIGAEYARRDGEDPQVATAIAEHYQPVGADAPLPKGMIGALVGLADRIDTICGLFGVGEAPTGAADPYALRRAAIAVLRLLMEKNLTISLSQTLAQALAGLAGRLSAADQTVADEVTKFFAARLAGLMAEAGAPTDVAQAVLAAGLDDPGAAMARAKALAAVKDSPDFAPLAAGMKRVMNILKKEAAQVPSHAPDPALMTIEAERQLRQAVLAVADEAQALFASGDYAQFLRRLSELKGPIDAFFDGVLVMDNDQAVRQNRLALLESVARLFRGLAEFTYLQL from the coding sequence ATGGCCGAGCTGCTGTTCGAGATCGGCTGCGAGGAAATGCCGGCCCGTTTCGTGGCCCCGGGCATCGAACAAATGGCCGCCCTTGGCGCCGAGATGCTCGTCCGCGAAGGGCTGTGCGCCAGCCCGGACGCCGCCCAGGTCAAGGCCTTTGGCGCGCCGCGTCGCCTGGCCCTGTGGGCGCGGAACCTGGCCGCGATCCAACCAGACCGCCAGGAGCAAGTGCTGGGCCCGCCCAAGGCCAACGCCTATGACCAAAACGGCGAGCCCACCAAGGCGGCCTTGGGCTTTGCCAAGAGCCAGGGCGTGGAGCTGACCAGCCTCACGTTCATCGACACCGACAAGGGCCCCCGCCTGGGCTACGTCAAGACCATCGCCGGCCGGCCGGCCATGGCCGTTTTGCCCGAGCTGCTGGTCAAGCTCGTCGAATCGCTGCATTTTGCCAAATCCATGCGCTGGGGCTCCGAGAAGTTCCGCTTTGCCCGGCCCATCCATTGGTTCGTGGCCCTGTTCGACGGCCAGGTCGTGCCCCTGGAGATCACCGGCGTCAAGAGCGGCGACCAGACCCGTGGCCACCGCTTCATGGCCCCCCAGGCCATCCAGGTGCGCGGCGGCGAGGATTATCTGACAAAGCTGCGCCAGGCCCATGTGCTGGTCGATCGGCCGGAGCGCATCGAGGCCACCCGCCAACAGGTGGCCCAGGCCGCGGCCCAGGCCGGCGGCCGGCTGTTGGCCGACGAGGCCTTGCTGCTGGAAAACGCCGACCTGGTCGAGCAACCCACGGCCTGTTGGGGCTCGTTCGACAAGCAGTTTTTGGAAGTGCCCCGCGAGGTGGTGATCACGGCCATGCGCGAGCACCAGCGCTATCATTCGCTGGAAGACGACCAGGGCAGGCTCCTGCCGGCCTTCATCGCCGTCAACAACACCACGCCCCGCGATTTGGCCGTGGTGGCCAATGGCCATCAGCGGGTCTTGCGCGCCCGCCTGGCCGACGCCAGGTTTTTTTTGGACGAGGACCGCAAGAGGCCCCTGGCCGACTATCTGGGCGACCTGCAAAACGTGACCTATCACGCCAAGTTGGGCTCCAGTTTCGATAAAGTCCAGCGCGTGATCGACCTGGCCGTCTGGCTGGCCCAGCGCCTGGCTCCGGAACTGGTTGAGCCGACCCGCCGCGCGGCCCAACTGGCCAAGTGCGATCTCGTCACCGGCATGGTCGGCGAATTCCCCAGCCTGCAAGGCGTCATCGGCGCTGAATACGCCCGCCGCGACGGCGAAGACCCCCAGGTGGCCACGGCCATCGCCGAGCACTACCAGCCCGTGGGGGCCGACGCGCCCCTGCCAAAGGGCATGATCGGCGCGCTGGTGGGCCTGGCCGACCGCATCGACACCATCTGCGGGCTGTTCGGCGTGGGCGAGGCCCCCACCGGCGCGGCCGACCCCTACGCCCTGCGCCGGGCGGCCATCGCCGTGCTGCGTTTGCTGATGGAAAAAAACCTGACCATCTCGCTGAGCCAGACCCTGGCCCAGGCCCTGGCCGGCCTGGCGGGCCGTCTGAGCGCCGCGGATCAGACCGTGGCCGACGAGGTGACCAAGTTCTTCGCGGCGCGGCTGGCCGGCCTGATGGCCGAGGCCGGCGCGCCCACCGATGTGGCCCAGGCCGTCCTGGCCGCCGGCCTGGACGATCCCGGCGCGGCCATGGCCCGGGCCAAGGCCCTGGCGGCAGTCAAGGATTCGCCCGATTTCGCGCCGTTGGCCGCGGGCATGAAGCGGGTGATGAACATCCTCAAAAAAGAGGCGGCCCAGGTTCCGAGCCACGCGCCCGACCCGGCGTTGATGACCATCGAGGCCGAGCGCCAGTTGCGCCAGGCCGTCCTGGCCGTGGCCGACGAGGCCCAGGCCCTGTTCGCCAGCGGCGATTACGCCCAATTTTTGCGACGGCTCTCGGAGCTGAAAGGGCCCATCGACGCCTTTTTTGACGGCGTGTTGGTCATGGACAACGACCAGGCCGTGCGCCAAAACCGCTTGGCCCTGCTGGAGAGCGTGGCCCGGCTGTTCCGCGGTCTGGCCGAGTTTACCTATTTACAGCTATAA
- the glyQ gene encoding glycine--tRNA ligase subunit alpha, whose protein sequence is MTFQDLIMALQGYWAKKGCIIGQSYDIEVGAGTFNPHTLLRVLGPEPWKAAYVEPSRRPTDGRYGENPNRLQHYYQYQVILKPSPLNVQELYLDSLRAFGVDPLDHDIRFVEDDWESPTLGAWGVGWEVWLDGMEITQFTYFQQAGSIDLDPVSVEITYGLERIAMYLQGVDNVYDLAWTEGVRYGDVHHKGEWEHSTYNFEVADIDMLWRLFDSYEAEAKRVLAAGLVMPGYDYCLKCSHAFNLLEARGAISVTQRTAYIARIRDLARRAAEAYVNQRQQMGHPLLKREVA, encoded by the coding sequence ATGACGTTTCAAGACTTGATCATGGCCCTGCAAGGCTATTGGGCCAAAAAAGGCTGCATCATCGGTCAGTCCTACGACATCGAAGTCGGCGCGGGCACCTTCAACCCTCACACCTTGCTGCGGGTGCTGGGCCCCGAGCCCTGGAAGGCGGCCTACGTGGAGCCTTCGCGGCGGCCCACCGATGGCCGATATGGCGAAAATCCCAACCGCCTGCAACATTATTATCAATATCAGGTCATCCTCAAGCCCTCGCCGCTGAACGTGCAGGAGCTTTACCTCGACTCGTTGCGCGCCTTTGGCGTTGATCCGCTGGATCACGACATCCGCTTTGTCGAGGACGACTGGGAGTCGCCGACCCTGGGCGCCTGGGGCGTGGGCTGGGAGGTCTGGCTCGACGGCATGGAGATCACCCAGTTCACCTATTTCCAGCAGGCCGGCTCCATCGACCTGGACCCGGTGAGCGTGGAGATCACCTACGGCCTGGAGCGCATCGCCATGTACCTGCAAGGCGTGGACAACGTCTACGACCTGGCCTGGACCGAGGGCGTACGCTATGGCGACGTGCACCACAAGGGCGAGTGGGAGCACTCCACCTACAACTTCGAGGTGGCCGACATCGACATGCTCTGGCGTTTGTTCGATTCCTACGAGGCCGAGGCCAAGCGCGTGCTGGCCGCCGGCCTGGTCATGCCGGGCTATGATTATTGCCTGAAGTGTTCGCACGCCTTCAACCTGCTGGAGGCGCGGGGGGCCATCAGCGTCACCCAGCGCACGGCCTACATCGCTCGCATCCGCGATCTGGCCCGGCGGGCGGCCGAGGCCTATGTCAACCAGCGTCAGCAAATGGGGCATCCGCTCCTGAAACGTGAGGTGGCCTGA
- the smc gene encoding chromosome segregation protein SMC gives MKVKRLEISGFKSFAQRAVLDFPDGLCAVVGPNGCGKSNVVDAIRWVLGEQSARQLRGQAMEDVIFNGAQSHKPTGLAEVSIVFENAGTISAPQYADLAEIMVTRRLYRNGESDYQINRRPCRLKDIQQLLMDTGLGNRAYAIIEQGKVASFIDSRPEERRLWVEEAAGITRYKNQKKQSLKKMEGARENLDRLQDIIIEVDSQMARLQRQAKKAMRHKELRDKIRELDLALGSFEFAALGQAHGEVSAELAAATAQLELTQRNLSIQETDLERARLAMLEAEQLIDQAGAKRLETQGAIQRAENELTLLGREAENMRRLAQRLGGERDELVGRLKTMGEDMAKAAARAERCRAEAQSGQRLAEEAAEQVALAQESLRVRQRRADEAKHRLVDHLSRRGQINNRLGDLERRQAEIRRRQEQLAIRRGELEDELAQAEDDLAQAVQRIKELTADLAAAQARADALQQRQKSQQDGLRALRRDEDDQAKAHQALSAGVEALELSLGSLNWAAESVRQVVAAAQAGQLPVALLGLVVQRVEAKPGHEELLALALGPWLQALIVQGAAEAEALTHWAAREGLGALRVVALDRLATRGVAAPAEATRAVELATFAPGLEALAHLLEGVGCCADQAAAWAAAPGLLPGQAVVAAGGLRLDGPALLTLAGDQGQSGGSVLGQRNELTKRRQQLEQSRLLLDDLSAQRQALQADMARVEAQATEVASQLQAGQRELQRARQHSSALQEAAGQRRRRLEGLEFDHGEALEELAQLRQEQEDLAAEAEELEQIGQRLEDELSQAQEALDEAREALEDARTRESEVKLRAASRQSEADHAAQEAKRLERETAAAGQRRQSLDDEIAGADESVRSLLARRQGEQTRLGGLYEQLDSLEAAYNQARQGHGEIQARAMALEAEIKAARAGQKSIEAEIQAHEFKRRELEMRRDQLREQVLERCRVDLAQDLATHLPAGPFDPQANRQRLDKLRVLLGRLGPVNMEAIVEHEALQERHRFLTEQKADLDASLDDLRQAIRKINRTSRDRFMDTLEEVNQRLGTVFPVLFGGGSARLVLDEGVDPLEAGLHLLVEPPGKKVKNLEALSGGEKALAAVAVLFALFLIRPAPFCILDEVDAPLDEANTGRFLDLVRQLGQHSQIITITHNRRTMEIMDVLYGVTMEERGISKLLSVSLMEGASMAA, from the coding sequence ATGAAGGTCAAACGACTGGAAATCAGCGGCTTCAAATCCTTTGCCCAGCGGGCGGTGTTGGATTTTCCCGACGGCCTGTGCGCGGTGGTGGGGCCCAATGGCTGCGGCAAATCCAACGTGGTCGACGCCATCCGCTGGGTGTTGGGCGAGCAGTCGGCCCGTCAGTTGCGCGGCCAGGCCATGGAGGACGTGATCTTCAACGGGGCCCAGTCGCACAAGCCCACCGGCCTGGCCGAGGTGTCGATCGTCTTTGAAAACGCCGGGACCATCAGCGCCCCGCAATACGCCGACTTGGCCGAGATCATGGTCACCCGCCGGCTCTATCGCAACGGCGAAAGCGATTATCAGATCAACCGCCGGCCCTGCCGGCTCAAGGACATCCAGCAACTGCTCATGGACACCGGCCTGGGCAACCGGGCCTACGCCATCATCGAGCAAGGCAAGGTGGCTTCGTTCATCGACTCGCGGCCCGAAGAGCGCCGCCTGTGGGTCGAGGAGGCCGCCGGCATCACCCGCTACAAAAATCAAAAAAAACAAAGCCTCAAGAAGATGGAAGGGGCGCGGGAAAACCTCGACCGCCTGCAAGACATCATCATCGAGGTGGACTCGCAGATGGCCCGGCTGCAACGTCAGGCCAAAAAAGCCATGCGTCACAAAGAGTTGCGCGACAAAATCCGCGAGCTTGACTTGGCCCTGGGCAGTTTTGAGTTCGCCGCCCTGGGCCAGGCCCACGGCGAGGTGAGCGCCGAACTGGCCGCCGCCACGGCCCAACTGGAGCTGACCCAGCGCAATCTGAGCATCCAGGAGACCGACCTGGAGCGGGCGCGCCTGGCCATGCTGGAGGCCGAGCAGCTCATCGACCAGGCCGGGGCCAAACGCCTGGAGACCCAAGGGGCCATCCAGCGGGCCGAAAACGAGCTGACCCTCTTGGGCCGCGAGGCCGAAAACATGCGCCGCCTGGCCCAGCGCCTGGGCGGCGAGCGCGACGAACTGGTCGGTCGGCTAAAGACCATGGGCGAGGATATGGCCAAGGCCGCGGCCAGGGCCGAACGCTGCCGCGCCGAGGCTCAGTCGGGCCAGCGCCTGGCCGAGGAGGCCGCCGAGCAGGTGGCCCTGGCTCAGGAATCGCTGCGCGTGCGCCAGCGTCGGGCCGACGAGGCCAAGCACCGCCTGGTCGATCATCTCTCGCGGCGGGGCCAGATCAACAACCGCCTGGGCGACCTGGAGCGGCGTCAGGCCGAGATTCGCCGCCGGCAAGAACAACTGGCCATCAGGCGCGGCGAGTTGGAGGACGAACTGGCCCAGGCCGAGGACGATCTGGCCCAGGCCGTCCAGCGCATCAAGGAGTTGACCGCCGATCTGGCCGCGGCCCAGGCCCGGGCCGACGCCTTGCAGCAGCGCCAGAAAAGCCAGCAGGATGGTCTGCGCGCCCTGCGGCGCGACGAGGACGATCAAGCCAAGGCTCATCAGGCCCTGTCCGCTGGCGTCGAGGCCCTGGAGTTGAGCCTGGGCTCGTTGAACTGGGCCGCCGAGTCGGTGCGCCAGGTCGTGGCCGCGGCCCAGGCCGGTCAACTGCCGGTGGCCTTGCTCGGGCTGGTGGTCCAGCGGGTGGAAGCCAAGCCTGGCCATGAGGAACTGCTGGCCCTGGCCCTGGGGCCGTGGTTGCAGGCGCTCATCGTGCAAGGCGCGGCCGAGGCCGAGGCGCTGACCCACTGGGCGGCGCGAGAAGGCCTGGGGGCGCTACGCGTGGTGGCCCTGGATCGGCTGGCCACGCGGGGGGTGGCCGCGCCGGCCGAGGCGACGCGGGCGGTGGAGCTGGCCACCTTCGCGCCGGGGCTGGAGGCGTTGGCCCACTTGCTGGAGGGCGTGGGTTGCTGCGCCGACCAAGCCGCGGCCTGGGCCGCCGCGCCGGGGCTTTTGCCGGGGCAGGCCGTGGTGGCCGCCGGGGGGCTGCGCTTGGATGGCCCGGCCTTGCTCACCTTGGCTGGCGATCAGGGCCAATCGGGCGGCTCGGTGCTTGGCCAGCGCAACGAATTGACCAAGCGCCGCCAGCAACTGGAGCAGTCTCGGCTGCTGCTGGATGATCTGAGCGCCCAGCGCCAGGCGCTTCAGGCCGACATGGCCCGCGTCGAGGCCCAGGCTACCGAGGTGGCCAGCCAACTGCAAGCCGGACAGCGAGAACTGCAACGGGCCAGGCAGCATTCAAGCGCCCTGCAAGAGGCCGCCGGCCAACGCCGCCGTCGCCTGGAAGGCCTGGAGTTCGACCATGGCGAGGCCTTGGAGGAATTGGCCCAACTGCGCCAAGAGCAAGAAGATTTGGCCGCCGAGGCCGAGGAGTTGGAACAAATCGGCCAACGGCTGGAGGATGAGCTGAGCCAGGCCCAAGAGGCCCTGGACGAGGCCCGCGAGGCCCTGGAGGACGCCCGCACCCGCGAAAGCGAGGTCAAGCTGCGCGCGGCTTCTCGCCAGAGCGAGGCCGATCACGCCGCCCAGGAGGCCAAGCGCCTGGAGCGCGAGACGGCCGCGGCCGGCCAGCGCCGTCAATCGCTCGACGACGAGATAGCCGGGGCCGACGAGTCGGTCCGGTCGTTGTTGGCCCGCCGCCAGGGCGAACAAACGCGCCTGGGCGGGCTTTACGAGCAACTGGACAGCCTGGAGGCCGCCTATAATCAAGCCCGCCAGGGTCACGGCGAGATTCAGGCCCGGGCCATGGCCCTGGAGGCCGAAATCAAGGCCGCCAGGGCCGGTCAAAAGAGCATCGAGGCCGAAATCCAGGCCCACGAATTCAAGCGCCGCGAGTTGGAAATGCGCCGCGACCAACTGCGCGAGCAGGTTCTGGAGCGCTGCCGGGTGGATCTGGCCCAGGATCTGGCGACCCATCTGCCGGCCGGGCCCTTTGACCCCCAGGCCAACCGTCAGCGTCTGGACAAGCTGCGGGTGCTTCTGGGCCGGTTGGGCCCGGTGAACATGGAGGCCATCGTCGAGCACGAGGCCCTGCAAGAGCGCCATCGTTTTCTGACCGAGCAAAAGGCCGACCTGGACGCCTCGCTGGATGACCTGCGCCAAGCCATCCGCAAGATCAACCGCACCAGCCGCGACCGCTTCATGGACACCCTCGAAGAAGTCAACCAGCGCCTGGGCACGGTGTTTCCGGTGCTCTTCGGCGGTGGCTCGGCCAGGCTGGTCTTGGACGAGGGCGTCGATCCGTTGGAGGCCGGCCTGCACCTGCTGGTGGAGCCGCCGGGCAAAAAAGTCAAGAACCTGGAGGCGTTGAGCGGCGGGGAAAAAGCCCTGGCCGCCGTGGCCGTGCTGTTTGCCCTGTTTTTGATCCGGCCCGCGCCCTTTTGCATCCTCGACGAGGTGGACGCGCCCCTGGACGAGGCCAACACCGGCCGTTTCCTGGACTTGGTGCGCCAGCTTGGCCAGCATTCGCAGATCATCACCATCACCCACAACCGCCGCACCATGGAGATCATGGACGTGCTCTACGGCGTGACCATGGAAGAGCGGGGCATCAGCAAGCTGCTCAGCGTCTCGCTCATGGAAGGCGCCTCCATGGCCGCCTAG